One window of Desulfovibrio subterraneus genomic DNA carries:
- a CDS encoding carboxyl transferase domain-containing protein: MDIDKKIQHLAERLSYIKDVFGDKQTENVRLLETRLEEFVQREQALPNKDKIAAVATVEDLFSFVEKKLEAELTPMDKVRIVRHSQRICLRDILENVYDNYTEIGGKDENSIDPSMLIARAYITRRSGKKTYHQPVMVIGQEKGHGEEFRNGGSVKPWGNAKALHYMKVAETENIPVHTFVFTPGSFPVEDAPGAAQQIAKNLYEMSALRVPIVSVFSEGGSGGAEAIGLADIRLMLSHGYYSVISPEGAAAIEGRLRSGDRAGSELIEKCAQQLKMTAEDNVRMGYIDHAIEEPPLGARPYHYDFFRQLRQEVIRATDEVVLNVKGFTPFRAMALRRRRGKTIEDLDLENIYVRWSLSSAARDRLVQRRHKKFLRLSRQAFLDRRPFLRRFSAWWWDKGWDIYSYFKYDLWRKHQKQLIYAVEEVDAEARVLMERVLRPWRKLTSSLPVVQAKDDSKERDLTMLSQWDQEDEARNGQWSYVSGRAKEDKAISCPNADTHGCLDLWAPDLFGEFAGVCNYCGHHFPMEYQWYMHNIFDPGSIFEFNSEVESANPLGFEGLDVKLEQAKKNTGLKSACMTYEARIDNIKVVVAMLVAPFRGGSVGAAEGEKFIQAAERAKKKRFPFLAYVHGTAGIRIQEGVNGVIQMPRCTMAVRRYIDAGGLYLVLYDTNSYAGPLASFLGCSPYQFSIRSANIGFAGPGVIKETTGMDIPPDYHRAYRALSRGHIQGIWDRRDARNNLRQALLTMGGRNLYYR; the protein is encoded by the coding sequence ATGGATATTGATAAGAAAATACAGCATCTTGCCGAACGCCTTTCGTATATCAAGGACGTTTTCGGCGATAAGCAGACGGAGAATGTCCGCCTGCTTGAAACCAGACTTGAAGAGTTTGTGCAGCGCGAACAGGCGTTGCCGAACAAGGATAAGATTGCGGCCGTTGCCACGGTGGAAGATCTGTTCAGCTTTGTGGAAAAGAAGCTCGAAGCCGAACTCACCCCCATGGACAAGGTCCGCATCGTGCGCCATTCGCAGCGCATATGCCTGCGCGACATTCTCGAGAACGTGTACGACAACTACACGGAAATCGGCGGCAAGGACGAAAACAGCATCGACCCCAGCATGCTCATCGCCCGCGCCTATATCACCCGTCGCAGCGGCAAGAAGACCTATCACCAGCCTGTCATGGTTATCGGGCAGGAAAAGGGCCACGGCGAGGAATTCCGCAACGGCGGTTCTGTTAAACCGTGGGGCAACGCCAAGGCGCTGCATTACATGAAGGTTGCGGAAACCGAGAACATCCCCGTGCACACCTTCGTGTTTACCCCCGGCTCCTTCCCCGTGGAAGATGCCCCCGGTGCTGCCCAGCAGATTGCCAAGAACCTGTATGAAATGTCCGCCCTTCGCGTACCCATCGTCTCCGTCTTCTCTGAAGGTGGTTCCGGCGGTGCGGAAGCCATAGGCCTTGCGGATATCCGCCTCATGCTGTCGCACGGCTACTATTCGGTTATTTCTCCCGAAGGTGCCGCCGCCATTGAAGGCCGCCTGCGCTCAGGCGACCGCGCCGGTTCCGAGCTTATCGAAAAGTGCGCTCAACAGCTCAAGATGACTGCGGAAGACAACGTGCGCATGGGCTACATCGACCATGCCATTGAAGAGCCTCCGCTGGGTGCCCGTCCCTACCACTACGACTTCTTCCGCCAGCTGCGTCAGGAAGTCATCCGCGCCACCGACGAAGTGGTGCTGAATGTGAAGGGCTTCACTCCTTTCCGCGCCATGGCGCTGCGTCGCCGTCGCGGCAAGACCATCGAAGATCTCGATCTTGAAAACATCTATGTGCGCTGGAGCCTCTCTTCCGCCGCCCGCGACCGTCTGGTGCAGCGGCGTCACAAGAAGTTCCTGCGCCTTTCCCGTCAGGCATTCCTCGACCGCCGTCCCTTCCTGCGCCGTTTCTCGGCATGGTGGTGGGACAAGGGCTGGGACATCTATTCCTACTTCAAGTACGATCTGTGGCGTAAGCATCAGAAGCAGCTCATCTATGCTGTGGAAGAAGTGGATGCCGAAGCCCGCGTGCTTATGGAAAGAGTGCTGCGTCCCTGGCGCAAGCTGACCAGCTCGCTGCCCGTGGTGCAGGCCAAGGACGACTCCAAGGAACGCGACCTGACCATGCTTTCCCAGTGGGATCAGGAAGACGAGGCCCGTAACGGCCAGTGGAGCTATGTTTCCGGCCGCGCCAAGGAAGACAAGGCCATATCCTGCCCCAATGCGGATACGCACGGCTGCCTTGACCTGTGGGCTCCCGACCTGTTCGGCGAGTTTGCGGGCGTGTGTAACTACTGCGGCCACCACTTCCCCATGGAATATCAGTGGTACATGCATAACATCTTTGATCCCGGTTCCATCTTCGAGTTCAACTCCGAAGTGGAATCTGCCAACCCGCTTGGCTTTGAAGGTCTGGATGTGAAGCTGGAACAGGCCAAGAAGAACACCGGTCTCAAGTCTGCCTGCATGACCTATGAAGCTCGCATCGACAACATCAAGGTTGTCGTGGCCATGCTGGTTGCTCCGTTCCGCGGCGGTTCCGTGGGTGCTGCGGAAGGTGAAAAGTTCATTCAGGCCGCCGAGCGCGCCAAGAAGAAGCGTTTCCCCTTCCTTGCCTATGTGCACGGCACCGCCGGTATCCGTATTCAGGAAGGTGTGAACGGCGTTATCCAGATGCCGCGCTGCACCATGGCCGTGCGCCGCTATATTGATGCCGGTGGTCTGTACCTCGTTCTGTACGACACCAATTCCTATGCAGGCCCGCTGGCCAGCTTCCTCGGCTGCTCCCCGTACCAGTTCTCCATCCGCTCGGCGAACATCGGTTTTGCCGGTCCCGGCGTTATCAAGGAGACCACGGGTATGGATATTCCCCCGGATTACCACCGGGCGTATCGCGCGCTTTCCAGAGGCCACATTCAGGGCATCTGGGACCGTCGTGATGCACGGAACAACCTGCGTCAGGCGCTGCTCACCATGGGTGGGCGCAACCTCTACTACAGGTAA
- a CDS encoding biotin attachment protein produces MLDITKLLEEIKASPYEELVITAPHTGVVSFAGLEEGARVIGPTGMWKEIPGTRLATIEREHNKKTIVATEKGIVSKVYRELEGAFVEAGTPLMQLRHYLSKDEVLGIILKKALFLFNAPERAKYYFAPDADKKIKASGPKAVTVHDGQELFIMSRMKREASLSYSGPEGVIYAVYFQHNENVDAGAPLIGVCPPDQVGLIEDVVIRVQTEWVEQD; encoded by the coding sequence ATGCTGGATATTACCAAACTGCTTGAAGAGATTAAGGCTTCTCCCTACGAGGAGCTCGTGATTACCGCTCCCCACACCGGCGTGGTGAGCTTTGCCGGACTGGAAGAAGGGGCGCGTGTCATCGGCCCCACCGGAATGTGGAAAGAGATTCCCGGCACCAGACTCGCCACCATTGAACGCGAGCACAACAAGAAGACCATCGTCGCAACCGAGAAGGGTATTGTTTCGAAGGTGTACAGGGAGCTTGAAGGTGCCTTCGTGGAAGCCGGAACGCCCCTCATGCAGCTGCGCCACTACCTTTCCAAGGACGAGGTGCTTGGCATCATTCTGAAGAAGGCGCTGTTCCTCTTCAACGCGCCCGAGCGCGCCAAGTATTACTTCGCGCCCGATGCGGACAAGAAGATCAAGGCTTCCGGCCCCAAGGCCGTTACCGTGCATGACGGGCAGGAACTGTTCATCATGTCGCGTATGAAGCGCGAGGCTTCACTCTCCTATTCCGGTCCCGAAGGTGTTATTTACGCCGTGTACTTTCAGCACAACGAGAACGTGGATGCCGGTGCGCCGCTTATAGGCGTTTGCCCGCCCGATCAGGTTGGTCTGATTGAGGACGTGGTCATCCGCGTGCAGACCGAATGGGTTGAACAGGACTAG
- a CDS encoding single-stranded DNA-binding protein, which produces MLNKVMIIGRLGADPELRYAGNGTPIASFNVATDESYTDREGNRVDRAEWHRVVVFQRQAENCANYLAKGSLVYIEGSLQTRQWQDQQGQTRYTTEIKAQRVQFLDRRGEGAQPAASAGGGERRSFANQGGQGGGQGAGQAGQGGRGGRPQQGGYDSGPNYDDDLGPAFPSEASGMDDVPF; this is translated from the coding sequence ATGCTGAATAAAGTGATGATCATCGGGCGTCTTGGCGCAGATCCGGAGTTGCGCTACGCGGGCAACGGCACGCCCATCGCCAGCTTTAACGTGGCGACGGACGAATCCTATACCGACCGCGAGGGTAACCGTGTGGACCGCGCCGAATGGCACCGTGTGGTTGTCTTTCAGCGACAGGCCGAAAACTGCGCCAACTACCTTGCCAAGGGCAGCCTCGTGTATATTGAAGGCAGCCTGCAGACCCGCCAGTGGCAGGATCAGCAGGGGCAGACCCGTTACACCACGGAAATCAAGGCGCAGCGCGTGCAGTTCCTTGACCGCCGTGGAGAAGGTGCCCAGCCGGCTGCTTCTGCCGGTGGCGGCGAGCGTCGTTCCTTCGCCAATCAGGGCGGACAGGGCGGTGGTCAGGGGGCCGGTCAGGCCGGTCAGGGTGGTCGTGGCGGTCGTCCCCAGCAGGGCGGCTATGACAGCGGCCCCAACTATGACGACGATCTCGGTCCCGCATTCCCGTCCGAAGCCAGCGGCATGGATGACGTGCCGTTCTAG
- a CDS encoding nitroreductase family protein yields MLDFKIHTEDCTRCGECARDCFARIIEMDDVPVIRPENEKNCIECQHCLAVCKPGALSIFGKNPAASKLLKGNLPEAEKMETLIMGRRSTRHYKKEGVDPELIHHLLTVASHAPTAVNQRNTTFTVVDDTDTMNRLRREMTEAALAALHENRIPAGYERIGNYVQGCEDGTDVIFRTAPHLLIASAPEKSLAPMADCHIAMSYFELLANSHGIGTVWNGIARALITAVLPEFKSRLGIPEDHLIACAMSFGLPAVRYHRTVQRPGATIRQVKF; encoded by the coding sequence ATGCTGGATTTCAAGATACATACGGAAGACTGTACCCGCTGCGGAGAATGCGCCCGCGACTGCTTTGCAAGGATTATCGAAATGGACGATGTTCCGGTAATTCGCCCTGAAAACGAGAAGAACTGCATTGAATGCCAGCATTGCCTTGCCGTCTGCAAACCCGGTGCACTCAGTATTTTCGGCAAAAACCCTGCCGCAAGTAAGCTGCTCAAAGGCAACCTGCCGGAAGCGGAAAAAATGGAAACCCTGATAATGGGACGCCGCTCCACCCGCCATTACAAGAAAGAAGGCGTTGACCCCGAGCTTATCCATCACCTTCTCACGGTTGCCTCGCATGCCCCCACGGCTGTAAATCAACGGAACACCACCTTTACCGTGGTGGACGACACAGACACCATGAACCGCCTGCGCAGGGAAATGACGGAAGCAGCCCTTGCAGCGCTGCACGAAAACCGCATTCCTGCCGGCTATGAACGTATCGGCAACTACGTTCAGGGATGCGAAGACGGCACCGACGTCATTTTCAGGACCGCACCGCACCTGCTCATTGCATCGGCGCCCGAAAAATCCCTTGCGCCCATGGCGGACTGCCATATCGCCATGAGCTATTTTGAGCTGCTGGCAAACAGCCACGGCATCGGCACGGTATGGAACGGCATTGCCCGTGCCCTGATCACGGCGGTGCTGCCCGAGTTCAAAAGCAGACTGGGCATACCCGAAGACCATCTCATTGCCTGCGCCATGTCCTTCGGCCTGCCTGCCGTACGCTACCATCGCACGGTTCAGCGCCCCGGCGCGACTATCCGTCAGGTCAAATTCTGA
- a CDS encoding transporter substrate-binding domain-containing protein codes for MKFLKALILALLVAMIALPAAAADIELAKKSTISEVLKRGELRVGFDAGYPPFEMTDKNGKYIGFDVDLGKELAKAMGVKFVPVNTDFDGMVPSLLADKFDIIISGMTLTQERNLKIGFSDPYIIMGQTVLVNAKHKGKITSYKQLNDPKFIVISRMGTTGEEATKRYIPKATYKSFEKEVDCALEVINGRADAFVYDLPVNEVFQKQQGKDKTFLLNEPFTFEPMAIGLKQGDPDFLNFLNNFLRQIKNDGRYERMYDKWLRSDEWQSQVK; via the coding sequence ATGAAATTTCTGAAGGCTCTGATTCTGGCCCTGCTCGTAGCCATGATCGCTCTGCCCGCAGCCGCTGCGGATATCGAACTGGCCAAGAAGTCCACCATCAGCGAAGTTCTGAAGCGCGGCGAACTGCGCGTAGGCTTTGACGCAGGCTACCCGCCCTTTGAAATGACCGACAAGAACGGCAAGTACATCGGGTTTGACGTTGACCTCGGCAAGGAACTTGCCAAGGCAATGGGCGTGAAGTTCGTGCCCGTGAACACCGATTTCGACGGCATGGTTCCTTCCCTGCTGGCCGACAAGTTCGACATCATCATCTCCGGCATGACCCTGACTCAGGAACGTAACCTGAAGATCGGCTTTAGCGATCCCTACATCATCATGGGGCAGACCGTTCTGGTGAATGCAAAGCACAAGGGCAAGATCACCTCTTACAAGCAGCTGAACGATCCCAAGTTCATCGTGATCTCCCGTATGGGCACCACCGGTGAAGAAGCCACCAAGCGTTACATCCCCAAGGCCACTTACAAGTCTTTCGAAAAGGAAGTTGACTGCGCCCTTGAAGTTATCAACGGCCGTGCAGACGCTTTCGTATACGACCTGCCCGTGAACGAAGTGTTCCAGAAGCAGCAGGGCAAGGACAAGACCTTCCTGCTCAACGAGCCTTTCACCTTTGAGCCCATGGCCATCGGCCTCAAGCAGGGTGATCCCGACTTCCTGAATTTCCTGAACAACTTCCTCCGTCAGATCAAGAACGACGGTCGTTATGAGCGCATGTATGACAAGTGGCTGCGTTCCGACGAATGGCAGTCTCAGGTAAAGTAA
- a CDS encoding amino acid ABC transporter permease, producing the protein MSRHVGLDRPKGPGYFLFWKTVFLVLLAGFMYFVYMASSAVEYVWRWERVPQYFWLKQDVDVRAESEGDLLSIKRDATGVTLTIKTNSGEVQRVMPADAEVHLSEGDFVYMGDSIASYHQSKPGVLLEGLWITLKVSFIAIIFGIVLGVLTGLCRISANPALRWSAITYIELIRGSPLLVQIFLWYFVAGTLINGVLQSIGLGVMPPLWYGVLALAIFTGAYVAEIVRAGIQSVHRGQMEAARSLGLNYSQAMRRIILPQAFRRILPPLAGQFISLVKDSSLLGVIAVRELTKATREVVSSSLQPFELWILCAVLYLVLTFTLSLLIQQLERRALR; encoded by the coding sequence ATGAGTCGACACGTTGGATTGGACCGCCCCAAGGGACCGGGCTACTTCCTGTTCTGGAAAACCGTGTTTCTGGTGCTGCTGGCTGGCTTCATGTACTTCGTCTACATGGCTTCCAGCGCGGTGGAATATGTCTGGCGCTGGGAGCGCGTGCCACAGTACTTCTGGCTCAAGCAGGACGTGGATGTCCGTGCGGAGTCGGAAGGTGATCTGCTCTCCATCAAGCGGGATGCGACTGGCGTCACGCTGACCATCAAGACCAACAGCGGCGAAGTGCAGCGGGTTATGCCGGCCGATGCCGAAGTGCATCTGTCCGAAGGTGACTTCGTGTATATGGGCGATTCCATTGCCTCGTACCATCAGTCCAAGCCCGGTGTGCTGCTTGAAGGGTTGTGGATAACGCTGAAGGTCAGCTTCATTGCCATCATCTTCGGTATTGTTCTCGGTGTGCTTACCGGATTGTGCCGTATTTCCGCCAACCCGGCGCTGCGTTGGTCTGCCATTACCTATATTGAACTTATCCGCGGCTCCCCTCTGCTGGTGCAGATTTTTCTCTGGTATTTCGTCGCGGGCACGCTCATCAACGGTGTGCTGCAGAGCATCGGCCTCGGCGTTATGCCCCCCCTGTGGTACGGCGTGCTGGCACTTGCCATATTCACCGGTGCCTATGTGGCGGAAATCGTGCGTGCCGGTATCCAGTCCGTGCACCGCGGGCAGATGGAAGCCGCCCGTTCGCTGGGACTGAACTACAGTCAGGCCATGCGCAGGATCATTCTTCCGCAGGCCTTCCGCCGTATTCTGCCGCCGCTTGCAGGCCAGTTCATCAGCCTTGTGAAGGACTCTTCTCTGCTCGGCGTCATCGCCGTGCGCGAACTGACCAAGGCGACCCGCGAAGTCGTAAGCTCCTCTCTGCAGCCCTTTGAGCTCTGGATTCTCTGTGCCGTGCTGTATCTGGTGCTGACCTTCACTCTCTCGCTTCTGATTCAGCAGCTTGAAAGGAGAGCCCTGCGATGA
- a CDS encoding amino acid ABC transporter ATP-binding protein, translating to MINAVNVNKFFYTPDKLHALRDVSLQIASGEVVVVIGPSGSGKSTFLRCLNRLEYADSGEIYVDGEDILDPKCDINKVRAEVGMVFQSFNLFPHMTVLENVVMAQMTVRKRSRKDAEARGMELLGKVGIAEKHRVYPDQLSGGQQQRVAIARSLAMAPKVMLFDEPTSALDPEMVGEVLDVMQNLAREGMTMAVVTHEMGFAREVADRVVFMDAGQVLEVGTPEHFFTNPQHERTKLFLSQIL from the coding sequence ATGATCAATGCAGTCAATGTAAACAAATTCTTCTATACCCCCGACAAGCTTCATGCCCTGCGTGATGTGTCGCTGCAGATCGCATCCGGCGAGGTGGTGGTTGTCATCGGTCCTTCGGGCTCCGGTAAGTCCACCTTTCTGCGGTGCCTCAACCGTCTGGAATACGCCGATTCCGGCGAGATTTACGTGGACGGTGAGGACATTCTTGATCCGAAGTGCGACATAAACAAGGTGCGCGCCGAAGTGGGCATGGTGTTCCAGTCGTTCAACCTGTTCCCGCACATGACCGTGCTCGAGAACGTGGTGATGGCACAGATGACCGTGCGCAAGCGCTCCCGCAAGGATGCGGAAGCCAGAGGCATGGAATTGCTCGGCAAGGTCGGCATTGCGGAAAAGCACAGGGTGTATCCCGACCAGCTTTCCGGCGGGCAGCAACAGCGTGTGGCCATAGCGCGTTCTCTTGCCATGGCTCCCAAAGTGATGCTTTTTGACGAGCCGACCTCTGCACTGGACCCTGAAATGGTGGGCGAAGTGCTCGATGTTATGCAGAACCTTGCGCGTGAAGGCATGACCATGGCCGTTGTGACCCACGAAATGGGCTTTGCTCGTGAAGTGGCAGACAGAGTGGTCTTCATGGACGCCGGGCAGGTGCTTGAAGTGGGGACGCCCGAACACTTCTTCACCAATCCGCAGCATGAGCGCACCAAGCTCTTCCTGAGCCAGATTTTGTAG
- a CDS encoding universal stress protein, protein MLPTIKKVLYATDLSSAATHAFGFALSVAEKHGAELTVLHVVPELPQEYGLAAGFDFTPDFDKEMWEAFKKSRAEGAKKELEKQVREACLKFGASPVGPDHLIVRNGRAVEEIVDEARRVDLVVMGTQGHGRIGGLLMGSVAQGVLAKCETPVMVVRVGS, encoded by the coding sequence ATGTTACCGACTATCAAGAAGGTATTGTACGCAACAGACCTGTCCTCTGCTGCTACGCATGCTTTCGGCTTTGCATTGAGTGTGGCTGAAAAGCACGGTGCCGAGTTGACCGTGTTGCATGTGGTTCCTGAACTGCCTCAGGAATATGGGCTTGCAGCCGGCTTTGACTTTACCCCCGACTTTGACAAGGAAATGTGGGAAGCATTCAAGAAAAGCCGGGCAGAAGGCGCAAAGAAGGAACTTGAAAAGCAGGTACGTGAAGCCTGTCTGAAATTCGGCGCTTCCCCTGTCGGGCCGGATCATCTGATTGTCCGGAATGGCAGAGCTGTTGAAGAGATTGTTGACGAAGCTCGGCGTGTCGATCTTGTTGTCATGGGTACTCAGGGACACGGCCGCATAGGTGGCCTGCTCATGGGTAGCGTTGCTCAGGGGGTGCTCGCCAAATGCGAAACTCCCGTGATGGTAGTACGTGTCGGTTCGTAA
- a CDS encoding NAD(P)/FAD-dependent oxidoreductase, whose protein sequence is MKPVTVEIKIDPDRINTPQAIRKAALSKAGMQDNPNLYTRVTRRSIDARSRRPQFVLQVVIAPQEFAETEGPFFRPAPLKGRRVAIIGAGPAGYVAALTLLEHGIQPIVLERGKDVNARRKDLKPLFTTGAVNPHSNYCFGEGGAGTYSDGKLYTRATKRGDVGRILDLLIEHGASPDIRIDAHPHLGSNMLPRIVRRIREAIEGAGGEIHFDTHVTDLVLKDGQVRGAVLADGATVDADAVILATGHSARDVFHMLHTRGIAIEAKPFALGVRIEHPQELIDGIFYHQSPRHTNLPAASYRITQQVQDRGVFSFCMCPGGFVVPASTAPGELVLNGMSLAARNAPFANAGLVVEIRLEDIGGADNPLSALEFQASVERAMFAAGDGTSQKAPAQMVGDFIKGRVSSALPKSSYIPGIYSAPLHELLPEGVARRLRASLPLFGKKYKGYDSGEAKVLAVESRTSSPVRIPRDKETLEHPSAKRLFPCGEGAGYAGGIISAAMDGERVASAVAAIIG, encoded by the coding sequence ATGAAGCCTGTTACCGTGGAAATTAAGATAGATCCCGACCGGATTAACACCCCCCAAGCCATTCGCAAGGCCGCGCTGAGCAAAGCGGGCATGCAGGACAACCCTAACCTGTATACACGGGTCACGCGCCGGTCCATTGATGCCCGCTCCAGACGGCCGCAATTCGTACTGCAGGTGGTTATCGCCCCGCAGGAATTTGCGGAAACGGAAGGCCCCTTCTTCCGCCCTGCTCCGCTCAAAGGCCGCAGGGTTGCCATAATCGGGGCCGGACCCGCAGGCTACGTGGCTGCCCTCACCCTGCTTGAACACGGCATCCAGCCCATTGTTCTGGAACGCGGCAAGGATGTGAATGCCCGCCGCAAGGACCTGAAGCCCCTGTTCACAACCGGAGCGGTCAACCCCCATTCCAACTACTGTTTCGGCGAAGGGGGCGCAGGCACCTATTCCGACGGCAAGCTGTATACACGGGCCACCAAACGCGGCGACGTGGGGCGCATTCTCGACCTGCTCATAGAGCACGGCGCATCGCCGGATATACGCATAGACGCCCATCCGCATCTCGGGTCCAACATGCTGCCGCGCATTGTGCGGCGCATACGCGAAGCCATTGAGGGTGCAGGCGGCGAAATACACTTCGACACCCACGTGACCGACCTTGTGCTCAAAGACGGGCAGGTCCGCGGAGCCGTTCTTGCTGACGGAGCAACTGTGGACGCCGATGCCGTCATTCTGGCCACAGGCCATTCCGCGCGCGATGTCTTCCACATGCTGCACACACGGGGCATAGCCATAGAGGCCAAGCCCTTTGCACTCGGGGTACGCATAGAACACCCGCAGGAGCTGATAGACGGTATTTTCTACCACCAGTCGCCGAGGCACACCAACCTCCCTGCTGCCAGCTACCGCATCACCCAGCAGGTGCAGGATCGGGGGGTATTCTCCTTCTGCATGTGTCCGGGCGGCTTTGTGGTGCCTGCCTCCACCGCCCCCGGCGAACTGGTGCTGAACGGCATGAGCCTTGCCGCGCGCAATGCTCCCTTTGCCAACGCAGGGCTGGTGGTGGAAATACGGCTCGAGGATATCGGCGGCGCAGATAACCCGCTGAGCGCGCTGGAATTTCAGGCATCCGTTGAACGCGCCATGTTCGCTGCGGGAGACGGGACGAGCCAGAAGGCTCCGGCGCAGATGGTGGGCGACTTCATCAAGGGACGCGTTTCTTCTGCCCTGCCCAAATCTTCGTATATTCCCGGAATCTACTCAGCTCCCCTGCATGAACTGCTGCCCGAGGGCGTTGCCAGACGGCTGCGCGCCTCGCTGCCGCTCTTCGGCAAGAAGTACAAGGGCTATGATTCCGGCGAGGCCAAGGTGCTTGCTGTAGAATCGCGCACCAGTTCCCCTGTCCGCATTCCGCGTGACAAGGAAACGCTGGAACACCCTTCAGCCAAGCGTCTTTTCCCCTGCGGTGAAGGGGCAGGCTACGCGGGAGGCATAATCTCCGCAGCCATGGACGGCGAACGGGTAGCGTCTGCCGTGGCAGCCATCATCGGCTGA